The nucleotide sequence CCGAGACGGCGCGCCGACTGGGCCTCGGCCTGGCCCTCGCCCTCGCGTTCCTCGTGCTCCGTATCATCGACTGGCGGGCGCTGCCCTACCGCTGGGACACCCATCCTTTCGGCTCGCTGGTGTGGACCATCCTCGGACTGCACACCGCGCACGTGGTGACCGCCATCCTCGAGAACGGCGTCCTCGTCCTGCTCCTCCGCCTCGGGTACACGGCCCACGAGCAGCGGCTCGGGGTGGTCACCGGCGGCCCCTACTGGGACTTCGTCGTCTTCTCGTGGGTTCCCCTCTATGTCGCCGTCTACATCGCTCCGCGATTCGTCTGACGCCTGCCGGAAGTGGGCCCTGGGCGTGGGACTGCTGGCGCCGGCCGTGGCGTGGCTGGCGCACCTCGAGGTCAGCTACATCCTGGCGACCCTGGGGTGCGCCACCGTGGCCATCGCGGCATTCCACCTGGTCACCGTGCTCGCGCTGGCGGGCGCCGCCGCCGGCGGCGTCGCCGCTCGGCGGTGCTGGAGGGCGAGCCGAGCCGAGGGCGACGGGCGCGTCGCCCGCTCGCGGTTCATGGCGCTGTTCGCCGGTCTCGCCAGCGTCGCCTTCGGGCTCGCGATCCTCGCCCAGGCCGTGCCGACCCTCGTCCTCGGCCGATGCCAGCCATGACCGCCCGGGCGCTCAGCTCGTCTGGAGGGCCTCGCCGGTATCGGCGCCAGAGGCGTGGCCCGTCGGACCGAGCCGAGGATGACCGAGCGTCGCAGGAGTAGGCACATGTCGTGGCTGAAGTTGTTGGTGGTTGTCCTCGTGCTCGGCGTCACGGCGAC is from Candidatus Methylomirabilota bacterium and encodes:
- a CDS encoding cytochrome c oxidase subunit 3 yields the protein MSAEPTLDVSRLPAGALDHRALLWWGTFWMIVIEAAVFALILVSYAYLRLTGAAWPSGPEAAPGLGLPTLGLVLLLASRVPMRRAAEGAVRGAGPETARRLGLGLALALAFLVLRIIDWRALPYRWDTHPFGSLVWTILGLHTAHVVTAILENGVLVLLLRLGYTAHEQRLGVVTGGPYWDFVVFSWVPLYVAVYIAPRFV